In a single window of the Hydrogenobaculum sp. 3684 genome:
- a CDS encoding DUF996 domain-containing protein, translating into MEEKNNSSGNKVNISTQKMLGGIGAILILLSVVPGIGILFSIVGGVLLIVSIYQISNMLKKPAIFNKFIIGFVLGLIGWIIALFFGLLSFVGIVVFFSTGIGIIAIILVYILFIAATYFYKKAYSMLANALNHKLFSTAGLLMFIGAITIILFGLGAILLFIGWIILAVAFFTAPEEVEVVG; encoded by the coding sequence ATGGAAGAAAAAAACAATTCATCTGGGAACAAGGTGAATATATCCACACAAAAGATGCTGGGTGGGATTGGGGCTATTTTGATATTGTTAAGTGTCGTACCGGGAATCGGAATACTCTTTTCGATTGTTGGTGGCGTGCTTTTGATTGTTAGCATATATCAAATTAGCAATATGTTAAAAAAACCAGCTATATTTAACAAATTTATAATAGGTTTTGTTTTAGGTTTAATTGGATGGATTATAGCTCTTTTCTTTGGTTTGTTGAGTTTTGTTGGTATTGTAGTGTTTTTTAGTACGGGTATAGGTATAATTGCCATAATATTAGTTTATATACTTTTTATAGCGGCTACTTATTTTTATAAAAAAGCTTACAGTATGCTTGCTAACGCTCTAAACCATAAGCTTTTTAGCACTGCTGGCCTTCTTATGTTTATAGGTGCAATCACGATAATTTTGTTTGGTTTAGGTGCTATTTTACTATTTATAGGTTGGATAATACTTGCAGTAGCATTCTTTACAGCTCCGGAAGAAGTTGAGGTTGTAGGTTAA